The following are encoded in a window of Geobacter metallireducens GS-15 genomic DNA:
- a CDS encoding efflux RND transporter permease subunit yields the protein MAIQTEQVDAMPVVSDPKNFDKNSGNLLERLVFNNRHWLIGICALITILLAFQLSKLVVNASFEKMIPQNHPYIKNYFENKKDLPAAGNNIRVVVENTEGDIFNTNFLETTRQINEELYLTPGVDRPWVKSIWMAGVRWTEVTEEGFRGGAVMPDSYDTPESLQKFNSNIRRAGIVGSLVGNNYKSIMIVLPLMDTNNETGKRLDYGAFSRDLEKIRTKYESASQGKIKIHIIGFAKLAGDLIDGLYLMMIYFAVAAVIAAVIIYTFTRCVRSTLLVIFCSLVAVVWQLGIIATLGYELDPYSVLVPFLIFAIGVSHGAQKMNGIMQDIGRGTHKTVAARYTFRRLFLAGATALMADAVGFGVLMLIDIPVIRDLALTASFGVAILIFTNLLLLPVFLSYTGVSPSAARRALNEDVVESRGRGLGSLWNFLDRFTERTWAIRVIVVSAILAVIGLVVSSQLKIGDLDAGAPELRPDSRYNRDNSFITNNYKLSSDQFVVIVKTPENGAGTYETLYEIDRLSNILRDVPGVQGTTALSDNIMQTVAGLAEGNPKWLAIPNNAMMLGGAVQWNLTDNPDVVDKACSIVPVVVYLTDHKAETLDRVVKVVEQFAAQHNVKERQFLMAAGSSGIDAVTNIVVKRANRTMLLYVYAAVTLLCFITFRNWRAVLVAVIPLMITSILCEALMVALGIGVKVATLPVIALGVGIGVDYALYLLSVQLDYQRAGLTLTAAYKRAVLFTGKVVALVGITLAAGVVTWAWSPIKFQADMGILLTFMFLWNMFGALIMIPALSHFLLNKPVADSETVNMSEVSFATEEEESSVEVQKECSNNY from the coding sequence ATGGCAATCCAAACTGAACAAGTCGATGCAATGCCGGTTGTGTCTGATCCAAAAAACTTTGATAAAAACTCGGGCAACCTGTTGGAGAGATTGGTTTTCAACAATCGGCATTGGCTTATTGGTATATGTGCCCTGATTACGATTCTGTTAGCATTCCAGTTGAGTAAACTGGTTGTTAATGCCAGCTTTGAAAAAATGATTCCTCAGAACCATCCCTATATCAAAAACTACTTTGAGAACAAAAAAGATTTGCCAGCGGCGGGGAACAATATCCGAGTAGTAGTTGAAAATACTGAAGGCGATATTTTCAATACAAATTTCCTTGAAACTACAAGACAGATCAATGAAGAGTTGTATTTGACCCCTGGTGTGGATCGTCCTTGGGTTAAGTCTATATGGATGGCCGGAGTGCGATGGACAGAGGTAACCGAAGAAGGGTTCAGGGGCGGAGCTGTGATGCCGGATAGTTACGATACGCCTGAGTCTTTGCAAAAATTCAACTCGAACATTCGTAGGGCAGGCATTGTAGGTAGTCTGGTGGGCAACAATTATAAATCAATCATGATCGTGTTGCCTCTTATGGATACAAACAATGAAACAGGTAAGCGACTTGATTATGGCGCTTTTTCACGTGATCTGGAGAAAATTCGCACAAAATACGAGTCTGCAAGCCAAGGTAAGATCAAAATTCATATCATAGGTTTTGCTAAACTTGCCGGTGACCTGATTGACGGTCTGTACCTCATGATGATTTATTTTGCCGTTGCAGCTGTTATAGCTGCAGTTATCATCTATACCTTCACACGGTGCGTCCGTAGTACGCTGTTGGTTATTTTCTGTTCGCTTGTTGCCGTTGTGTGGCAATTGGGAATTATTGCTACGCTTGGTTACGAACTTGATCCCTACTCAGTTCTTGTGCCATTTCTTATCTTTGCCATCGGAGTAAGTCACGGTGCACAGAAGATGAACGGTATCATGCAAGACATTGGACGTGGTACGCACAAAACGGTTGCAGCCCGGTACACATTCCGACGCCTGTTTCTTGCGGGGGCAACCGCCTTGATGGCCGATGCGGTAGGTTTTGGCGTGCTCATGTTGATTGATATCCCGGTGATTCGTGATCTGGCTTTAACCGCCAGTTTCGGAGTGGCTATTCTGATTTTTACCAATTTACTGCTGCTGCCTGTATTTCTTTCCTATACAGGCGTAAGTCCATCTGCGGCTAGGCGCGCCCTTAATGAGGATGTAGTAGAGAGTCGTGGCAGAGGTTTGGGGTCGCTTTGGAACTTCTTGGACCGTTTTACCGAGAGAACCTGGGCCATTAGGGTCATTGTAGTGTCGGCGATATTGGCGGTCATTGGACTCGTTGTGAGTTCACAGTTGAAGATCGGTGATTTGGATGCCGGTGCGCCGGAATTGCGGCCGGACTCTCGTTACAATCGAGACAATTCTTTTATTACAAATAACTATAAGTTGTCCAGTGACCAGTTTGTTGTGATTGTCAAAACTCCAGAAAATGGTGCCGGTACCTATGAAACTCTTTATGAGATAGATCGTCTTTCCAATATATTGCGAGATGTCCCGGGGGTACAGGGCACAACTGCGTTGTCTGATAACATAATGCAGACAGTGGCAGGCTTGGCTGAAGGAAATCCTAAATGGCTTGCTATTCCCAACAATGCAATGATGTTGGGTGGTGCGGTGCAATGGAACCTGACTGACAACCCGGATGTCGTCGACAAGGCATGTTCAATAGTTCCAGTTGTGGTTTATCTCACTGATCATAAGGCAGAGACTCTGGATCGCGTAGTGAAGGTTGTGGAGCAGTTTGCCGCGCAACATAATGTCAAGGAAAGGCAGTTTCTTATGGCTGCGGGCTCTAGCGGTATTGATGCTGTAACTAATATAGTAGTTAAGCGTGCGAATCGCACAATGTTGCTTTATGTATATGCTGCGGTCACATTACTTTGTTTTATCACTTTCCGTAACTGGCGTGCCGTCCTGGTGGCAGTGATCCCACTCATGATCACCTCCATTCTATGTGAAGCGCTTATGGTCGCGCTGGGTATCGGTGTGAAGGTTGCTACTCTGCCGGTAATAGCACTCGGAGTGGGTATTGGAGTCGACTACGCTCTCTACCTGCTGAGTGTTCAACTTGACTATCAGCGTGCAGGTTTGACGCTGACAGCAGCTTACAAACGGGCGGTTCTTTTCACCGGAAAGGTGGTTGCGCTTGTAGGCATTACGTTGGCTGCCGGAGTGGTTACGTGGGCCTGGTCTCCTATCAAGTTCCAGGCAGACATGGGAATCCTGCTTACATTTATGTTTCTGTGGAATATGTTCGGGGCATTGATAATGATTCCTGCATTGTCGCATTTTTTGCTCAATAAACCGGTTGCTGACAGTGAGACAGTAAACATGTCCGAGGTTTCATTTGCTACTGAGGAAGAAGAAAGTTCAGTTGAAGTGCAAAAGGAATGCAGCAACAATTATTGA
- a CDS encoding YCF48-related protein translates to MLSKILKTSLCFIFMTCWVTTAQAFKGPLETPASMKLHATTSQLTAVTRNGNRLAAVGARGLVLLSDDNGKKWQQVAVPVSSNLVSVQFPVPDQGWAVGHDGVVLHSGDGGRTWSKQLDGNQVAKIMLKHYEKLAAEGDAAASKILPDIQRILQEGADKPFMDVWFLDEKEGFVAGAFNLIMHTTDAGKTWVPLFERTDNPKNLHIYALKGVGKEVYLAGEMGMLRRWDRASQRFVTIASPYKGTFFGLLAKDTTILAFGLRGNAFRSSDRGNTWRKLNTNTTAGLTGGTFLDDGRAVLVSQDGQVLVIDVGSETFVPAKVSSPMAFSSVAPAGKNGIVAVGSRGVITESLK, encoded by the coding sequence ATGCTGTCGAAAATATTAAAGACATCGTTATGTTTCATTTTCATGACTTGTTGGGTGACAACGGCACAAGCATTCAAAGGACCGCTTGAGACCCCTGCGTCTATGAAGCTCCATGCGACGACTAGCCAACTCACTGCGGTTACCCGTAATGGTAATAGACTTGCTGCAGTCGGGGCGAGGGGGCTCGTTCTTCTTTCGGACGACAATGGGAAAAAGTGGCAACAGGTTGCTGTGCCGGTCAGTTCGAATCTTGTGTCAGTGCAGTTCCCGGTGCCTGATCAAGGCTGGGCTGTCGGCCATGATGGTGTCGTTTTGCATAGTGGTGACGGTGGACGTACCTGGTCCAAACAGCTTGACGGCAATCAGGTGGCCAAGATAATGCTTAAACATTACGAAAAACTGGCTGCAGAGGGAGATGCCGCTGCCTCCAAGATTCTTCCAGATATTCAACGTATTTTACAGGAAGGGGCCGATAAGCCCTTTATGGATGTTTGGTTTCTTGATGAGAAAGAAGGTTTTGTTGCCGGTGCATTTAATCTGATTATGCATACAACCGATGCCGGTAAGACGTGGGTGCCCCTGTTTGAGCGCACAGATAACCCAAAAAACTTGCACATTTATGCACTCAAGGGGGTTGGTAAGGAAGTTTATCTTGCCGGCGAGATGGGGATGTTGCGTCGCTGGGACCGCGCCAGCCAACGTTTTGTGACAATAGCATCTCCGTACAAAGGAACTTTTTTCGGGCTGTTGGCAAAAGATACGACCATCCTTGCATTCGGCCTGCGTGGCAACGCATTTCGCAGCAGCGACCGCGGGAATACATGGCGCAAGTTGAATACCAATACCACTGCTGGACTTACGGGAGGAACATTTCTCGATGATGGCCGTGCTGTTTTGGTGAGTCAGGACGGGCAGGTTCTGGTGATTGACGTTGGCAGCGAAACATTTGTGCCCGCGAAGGTTTCAAGTCCAATGGCCTTTTCCAGTGTGGCACCAGCTGGCAAGAATGGCATTGTTGCGGTGGGTTCGCGGGGTGTCATAACTGAATCACTTAAATAG
- a CDS encoding AMP-binding protein: protein MLLKEIFNRGPKLFPTKSAIIDGDRRFTYREAGDRWNRLANVLVDCGLKKGDCLGFLLMNCAEIIDAYAAGAKAGVAVGGVNYRLAPEGIKKVIEDMGCRVLLVGAEFVDTINSLRPHLPFLETCISVGTKVTGMHEYESIIAKASTMEPDVSTSGEDLAHIIYTTGTTGAPKGAMATRQIAMNRISSELIELYVDVDDRFLNVFPLFHVGFYTSLAFLSRGATVAILREWDPQKFCSSVQDYKINKTNLAPVVVNFLVNWADAAKYDLNSLQLIKYGAAPMPMETLKKAMKLLPDCKFTQCYGCSESFGVVYLRPEEHAAALNGSSESVRRMGSCGREAAFCIVRVVNEKGQDVKPGEVGEILIGGGLVMTGYLNKPEETAEAIRSGWLHTKDMAMVDDEGYIYLVDRKAFMIITGGENVYPAQVENVLHDHPKIAEVAVIGVQDDTWGEAVKAVVVPKKGEILTEEEVIEFCRPRMANYAKPKTVVFTDALLHTATGKIDKLALKKKYESSKLKC from the coding sequence GTGCTTCTTAAAGAAATATTCAACAGAGGCCCCAAATTATTCCCTACCAAAAGTGCAATAATAGACGGAGATAGACGATTTACCTATAGAGAGGCAGGGGATAGATGGAATCGACTCGCCAATGTCCTTGTTGATTGTGGTCTTAAGAAGGGGGATTGCCTCGGGTTTCTTCTGATGAATTGTGCTGAGATTATTGATGCCTATGCTGCCGGTGCCAAGGCCGGTGTTGCGGTCGGTGGGGTAAATTATCGTCTTGCTCCTGAAGGGATTAAAAAGGTGATCGAGGATATGGGCTGCCGCGTGCTATTGGTAGGTGCCGAATTTGTCGACACCATCAATTCCCTGAGACCTCACCTGCCATTTCTTGAAACCTGTATATCGGTCGGGACCAAAGTGACAGGGATGCATGAATATGAATCCATTATTGCCAAGGCTTCTACTATGGAACCCGATGTGTCAACTTCCGGCGAAGATCTTGCGCACATTATATATACGACCGGCACTACCGGTGCCCCAAAAGGGGCCATGGCGACACGCCAGATTGCAATGAACAGAATCAGTAGTGAGCTCATAGAACTTTATGTAGACGTCGATGATAGGTTTCTTAATGTATTTCCACTTTTTCATGTGGGCTTTTATACCTCATTGGCGTTCCTTTCCAGGGGGGCGACTGTTGCCATTCTACGGGAATGGGATCCTCAGAAATTTTGCAGTTCTGTGCAGGATTATAAAATAAACAAAACAAATCTTGCGCCGGTGGTGGTGAATTTCCTGGTGAATTGGGCGGATGCGGCGAAATATGATCTGAATAGTTTGCAGTTAATAAAGTATGGCGCGGCACCCATGCCTATGGAGACTCTGAAAAAGGCCATGAAATTGCTTCCTGACTGCAAGTTTACGCAGTGCTACGGTTGTTCTGAGAGTTTTGGAGTCGTTTACCTGAGACCGGAGGAACATGCTGCCGCTTTGAATGGATCAAGTGAATCGGTTCGGAGGATGGGTTCATGTGGGAGAGAGGCCGCTTTTTGCATTGTACGAGTGGTCAACGAAAAAGGGCAGGATGTGAAACCTGGTGAGGTTGGTGAAATTCTGATCGGTGGAGGATTGGTCATGACCGGATATTTGAACAAACCGGAGGAGACTGCCGAAGCCATACGAAGCGGTTGGCTCCACACCAAAGACATGGCAATGGTGGATGATGAGGGATATATCTATCTAGTTGACAGGAAGGCTTTCATGATCATTACCGGCGGTGAAAATGTCTATCCGGCGCAGGTGGAAAATGTGCTGCACGATCATCCCAAGATTGCCGAAGTCGCAGTAATAGGTGTGCAGGACGATACCTGGGGCGAAGCGGTAAAAGCAGTTGTCGTTCCCAAAAAGGGTGAAATCCTTACCGAGGAAGAGGTGATTGAATTCTGCCGGCCAAGAATGGCCAACTATGCGAAGCCTAAGACAGTTGTTTTCACCGATGCCTTGCTACATACGGCTACAGGGAAAATTGACAAACTTGCTCTCAAGAAGAAATACGAAAGTAGTAAGTTAAAGTGTTGA